From Aliarcobacter butzleri, the proteins below share one genomic window:
- a CDS encoding class II 3-deoxy-7-phosphoheptulonate synthase, which produces MNNWTPSSWRNFPIKQQPTYNDVETLAQVEKELASYPPLIFAGEALNLKKQLAKVVNKEAFLLQGGDCAESFNVFNATNIKDLFKVMMQMAVVLTFSGGCPVVKVGRVAGQFAKPRSADFEDINGLSLPSYRGDIINDIDFSLESREPKAKKLLKAYNQSAATMNLLRAFARGGMADLNQVHLWNLDFVKDNTLGTKYEELANKISESLAFMKACGITSENTPQLNQTTLFTSHEALLLNYEQALTRRDSITGDWFNCAAHMLWIGDRTRELDGAHIEYFRGINNPIGCKVGPSMKEDELLKLIDTLNPNNEAGRLNLIVRMGANKIADHFPKLLKRVEEEGKKVLWSSDPMHGNTIKAENGYKTRDFEAILSEVKQFFQIHRAQGSYAGGIHLEMTGQNVTECTGSKSSAVTQGDLASRYHTQCDPRLNADQALELAFMIADTLKEARK; this is translated from the coding sequence ATGAATAACTGGACTCCAAGTAGCTGGAGAAATTTTCCTATAAAACAACAACCAACTTATAATGATGTAGAAACTTTAGCACAAGTAGAAAAAGAACTTGCTTCTTATCCTCCTTTGATATTTGCTGGTGAAGCATTAAATTTAAAAAAACAACTTGCAAAAGTTGTAAATAAAGAGGCATTTTTACTTCAAGGTGGAGATTGTGCCGAATCATTTAATGTTTTTAATGCAACAAATATAAAAGATTTATTCAAAGTAATGATGCAAATGGCAGTTGTTTTAACTTTTTCAGGTGGTTGTCCTGTTGTAAAAGTTGGACGAGTTGCAGGTCAGTTTGCAAAACCTAGAAGTGCTGATTTTGAAGATATAAATGGATTAAGTCTTCCTTCTTACAGAGGAGATATTATAAATGATATTGATTTTTCTTTAGAATCAAGAGAACCAAAAGCAAAAAAACTTTTAAAAGCTTACAATCAAAGTGCTGCAACAATGAACCTTTTAAGAGCATTTGCAAGAGGTGGAATGGCTGATTTAAATCAAGTTCATTTATGGAATTTAGATTTCGTAAAAGATAACACTTTAGGTACAAAATATGAAGAACTTGCAAATAAAATAAGTGAAAGTTTAGCATTTATGAAAGCCTGTGGAATTACAAGTGAAAATACTCCACAATTAAATCAAACAACACTATTTACTTCTCATGAAGCATTATTGTTAAATTATGAACAAGCATTAACTAGACGTGATTCAATAACTGGTGATTGGTTTAACTGTGCCGCTCATATGTTATGGATTGGAGATAGAACAAGAGAACTTGATGGTGCTCATATTGAGTATTTTAGAGGAATTAATAATCCAATAGGATGTAAAGTGGGACCATCAATGAAAGAAGATGAGTTACTTAAATTAATAGATACTCTTAATCCAAACAATGAAGCTGGAAGATTAAACTTAATAGTTAGAATGGGTGCAAATAAAATAGCAGATCATTTCCCTAAACTTTTAAAAAGAGTTGAAGAAGAGGGTAAAAAAGTGCTTTGGTCAAGTGACCCAATGCATGGAAATACAATCAAAGCTGAAAATGGTTATAAAACAAGAGATTTTGAAGCTATTTTAAGTGAAGTAAAACAATTTTTCCAAATCCATAGAGCTCAAGGTTCTTATGCAGGTGGAATTCACCTTGAAATGACAGGACAAAATGTAACAGAGTGTACAGGAAGTAAATCTTCTGCTGTAACTCAAGGAGATCTAGCAAGTAGATATCATACTCAATGTGATCCAAGATTAAATGCTGATCAAGCTTTAGAATTGGCATTTATGATAGCTGACACACTAAAAGAAGCTAGAAAATAA
- a CDS encoding ABC transporter permease: MKLFIKKLLYLIVMLFIISLISFIAINAAPNSFFASGELNPNITPESIEQLKAIYGLDKPLYVQFFSWIYSILKLDFGISFSSGEMVKDEILNRIPITLTINLISMFLIFIISLYFGIKSALNKNSFFDKATEQLSLLSFAMPSFYLALILVLVFAINFEIFPIAGLHSVPNDGSLTYYLDYAWHLVLPIFIIVFGGIGSLILYIKSLTVEILKSDYIFFAHARGLSKKQILRFYILPNLYPPVITLLGLSLPGIIGGSVILETIFSIDGMGLLFYQSALSHDYPVIMGILIIGAFLTLIGNMIADLFLLKLNPNYQEK, from the coding sequence ATGAAACTTTTTATAAAAAAATTATTATATCTTATAGTTATGTTATTTATCATTAGCTTGATTTCATTTATTGCAATAAATGCTGCACCAAACTCTTTTTTTGCAAGTGGAGAATTAAATCCAAATATAACTCCTGAATCAATCGAACAATTAAAAGCTATTTATGGGCTTGATAAACCTTTGTATGTACAATTTTTTTCTTGGATTTATTCTATTTTAAAACTTGATTTTGGAATCTCTTTTTCAAGTGGAGAGATGGTAAAAGATGAAATTTTAAATAGAATCCCAATCACCCTTACAATAAATCTAATATCGATGTTTTTAATTTTTATCATTTCTTTATATTTTGGTATTAAATCAGCTTTAAACAAAAACTCATTTTTTGATAAAGCCACAGAACAACTTTCACTTTTAAGTTTTGCAATGCCATCTTTTTATTTAGCACTTATTTTAGTTTTAGTTTTTGCAATAAATTTTGAGATTTTTCCAATAGCTGGACTTCACAGTGTTCCAAATGATGGAAGTTTAACTTATTATTTAGATTATGCTTGGCATTTAGTTTTACCTATTTTTATTATTGTTTTTGGTGGAATTGGAAGTTTAATTTTATATATTAAAAGTCTGACTGTTGAAATTTTAAAAAGTGATTATATATTTTTTGCTCATGCTAGAGGATTAAGCAAAAAACAGATTTTAAGATTTTATATCTTACCAAACTTATATCCACCAGTTATAACTTTACTAGGACTTTCTCTTCCAGGAATTATTGGTGGTTCAGTAATACTTGAAACAATTTTTTCAATAGATGGAATGGGATTACTATTTTATCAAAGTGCATTAAGCCACGATTATCCAGTTATTATGGGAATACTTATAATTGGAGCATTTTTAACACTTATTGGAAATATGATTGCTGATTTATTTTTACTAAAATTAAATCCAAACTATCAAGAAAAATAA
- a CDS encoding nucleoside-specific channel-forming Tsx family protein, giving the protein MKKITFYKILFLFFFISINCFAKDKTSIENSQWANLILMKGIEQRGGPFSFDDTYVEFEFGGRHEWLDLYGYVDFVDVLNSKSSDKHGQNNFFVDIEPRISIDYLTNTDLSYGVLQELYFAFDFYYADEPTGKGLKVLWMGLGSDIDIPWLGKSGVNFYTRYIDENYGASNENSFDGYVAHINWFKPFYFFSKNNFLSFHGYIDYEFGSNLDKTAFEKEYRTSDSLQSYLGLYLHEKKWLIGYGLKVYKNMTQWRDNQELNDKKTDTTGFGHYFSIAYKF; this is encoded by the coding sequence ATGAAAAAAATCACTTTTTATAAAATACTCTTCCTTTTCTTTTTTATTTCAATAAACTGTTTTGCAAAAGATAAAACTTCTATAGAAAATTCACAATGGGCAAATCTAATTTTGATGAAAGGTATTGAACAAAGAGGAGGACCTTTCTCTTTTGATGATACTTATGTTGAATTTGAATTTGGTGGAAGACATGAATGGCTGGATTTATATGGATATGTTGATTTTGTTGATGTGTTAAATAGCAAAAGTAGTGATAAACATGGACAAAACAATTTTTTTGTTGATATAGAACCAAGAATTTCAATCGATTATTTAACAAACACAGACTTATCTTATGGAGTATTACAAGAATTATATTTTGCATTTGATTTTTATTATGCCGATGAACCAACTGGAAAAGGTTTGAAAGTACTTTGGATGGGACTTGGAAGTGATATAGATATTCCATGGCTTGGAAAAAGTGGAGTGAATTTTTATACAAGATATATCGATGAAAATTATGGTGCAAGTAATGAAAATAGTTTTGATGGATATGTAGCACATATAAATTGGTTTAAACCTTTTTATTTTTTTAGTAAGAATAATTTTTTATCATTTCACGGATATATTGATTATGAATTTGGAAGTAATCTTGATAAAACTGCATTCGAAAAAGAGTATAGAACAAGTGATTCATTACAGTCATATTTAGGACTTTATTTGCATGAAAAAAAGTGGTTAATCGGATATGGATTAAAAGTGTATAAAAATATGACTCAATGGAGAGATAATCAGGAGTTAAATGATAAAAAAACTGATACCACAGGCTTTGGGCACTACTTTAGTATAGCTTATAAGTTTTAA
- the ruvX gene encoding Holliday junction resolvase RuvX produces MKLASIDVGLKRIGVAICLTSDIVTPQNAILRKNRNQAANDVNTFLKEWEIEKLIVGFPTSSEDMQNRIKHFVNLLELQIPYEFCEENMSSIEAEELIKGEIKYKRDGRVDSLAAKIILERYLKNK; encoded by the coding sequence TTGAAATTAGCTTCGATTGATGTAGGTCTTAAAAGAATTGGAGTTGCCATTTGTCTTACAAGTGATATAGTAACTCCACAAAATGCAATTTTACGAAAAAATAGAAATCAAGCTGCTAATGATGTAAATACTTTTTTAAAAGAGTGGGAAATTGAAAAACTAATCGTTGGTTTTCCCACTTCAAGTGAAGATATGCAAAACAGAATCAAACATTTCGTTAACCTACTTGAACTTCAAATTCCTTATGAATTTTGCGAAGAAAATATGAGCTCAATTGAAGCGGAAGAATTAATCAAAGGTGAGATAAAATATAAAAGAGATGGCAGAGTTGACTCACTTGCTGCTAAAATAATATTAGAAAGATATTTAAAAAATAAATAA
- a CDS encoding transaldolase, with protein MGLKEEINYSLWCDFIERDFLENRFKEIINKGIIQGATSNPAIFESSITTSVAYKQQLDMLQANNEKTIYEELALTDIKRAAFLLDDLHKKDADDGFISIEVDPLLCDDAAGTIEEGIRLYSSINAENVMIKIPATDAGYIAMRELTSRGINVNATLIFSPQQAIKCAQALDEGIKDSNKDIKAVISVFVSRFDRLMDNDLSNKGLQKSKLGIINATKCYYEVTKFENSNIRTLFASTGVKGNELNPSYYIDNLIYPNSVNTAPLATIEDWLTDGKKEQTAIMSETDCDKYFELLKDKGIKMEEVYEKLLADGLESFKNSFKDLLSKLKH; from the coding sequence ATGGGATTAAAAGAAGAAATAAATTACTCTTTATGGTGTGATTTTATTGAAAGAGATTTTTTAGAAAATAGATTTAAAGAGATAATCAATAAAGGAATTATTCAAGGTGCAACTTCGAATCCTGCAATTTTTGAATCATCAATTACAACATCTGTTGCATACAAACAACAACTTGACATGTTACAAGCAAATAATGAAAAAACAATTTATGAAGAGTTAGCATTAACTGATATTAAAAGAGCAGCTTTTTTACTAGATGATTTACACAAAAAAGATGCAGATGATGGATTTATCTCTATTGAAGTTGACCCACTTTTATGTGATGATGCTGCTGGAACTATCGAAGAAGGAATTAGACTTTATAGCTCGATAAATGCTGAAAATGTTATGATAAAAATACCTGCAACAGATGCAGGATATATAGCTATGAGAGAACTAACTTCAAGAGGAATAAATGTAAATGCAACTTTGATTTTTTCTCCACAACAAGCTATTAAATGCGCACAAGCTTTAGATGAAGGAATAAAAGATTCAAATAAAGATATAAAGGCTGTTATTTCAGTATTTGTTTCAAGATTTGATAGATTGATGGATAATGATCTTTCTAATAAAGGATTACAAAAATCTAAACTTGGAATTATCAACGCAACAAAATGTTATTATGAAGTAACTAAATTTGAAAATTCAAATATAAGAACATTATTTGCAAGTACAGGTGTAAAAGGAAATGAACTAAATCCAAGTTACTATATAGATAATTTGATTTATCCAAATTCTGTAAACACTGCGCCATTAGCTACTATTGAAGATTGGCTAACAGATGGCAAAAAAGAACAAACAGCAATTATGAGCGAAACAGATTGTGATAAATACTTTGAACTTTTAAAAGATAAAGGTATAAAAATGGAAGAAGTTTATGAAAAACTTTTGGCTGATGGTTTAGAATCATTTAAAAACTCTTTTAAAGATTTACTTTCAAAGTTAAAACATTAA
- the panC gene encoding pantoate--beta-alanine ligase codes for MQVLKTIEELQNIRKNSLGKVGLVPTMGALHNGHISLIKQARNENDIVIVSIFVNPTQFLPGEDLDAYPRRDEADKKICQMCKVNYVFMPEISTMYTKEEVLVKAPNKSYILEGKTRPGHFDGVLQVVLKLFNLTQPTNAYFGKKDAQQLTLIQQMVKNFFLPINIVPCDIVREEDGLALSSRNIYLNPTQRKDALLISKSLYMAGSLISSGERSVKAVKDKIYEVMSILDVEYVAIVDKEFNELETIEPTNTIILVVARFGNTRLLDNIWL; via the coding sequence TTGCAAGTTTTAAAAACTATTGAAGAGTTACAAAACATAAGAAAAAACTCTTTAGGAAAAGTTGGTCTTGTACCAACAATGGGTGCTTTACACAATGGACATATTTCACTTATCAAACAAGCAAGAAATGAAAATGATATTGTAATAGTTTCAATTTTTGTAAATCCAACACAATTTTTACCTGGTGAAGATTTAGACGCATATCCTCGACGTGATGAAGCTGATAAAAAGATTTGTCAAATGTGTAAAGTTAATTATGTTTTTATGCCTGAAATTTCAACAATGTACACGAAAGAAGAAGTTTTAGTAAAAGCTCCAAATAAAAGTTATATTTTAGAAGGAAAAACAAGACCAGGACATTTTGATGGTGTTTTACAAGTTGTTTTAAAACTATTTAATTTAACACAACCAACAAATGCTTATTTTGGAAAAAAAGATGCTCAACAACTAACACTTATTCAGCAAATGGTAAAAAATTTCTTTTTACCAATCAATATTGTTCCATGTGATATTGTAAGAGAAGAAGATGGTTTAGCACTTAGTTCAAGAAATATTTATCTAAACCCAACACAAAGAAAAGATGCACTATTAATTTCAAAATCACTTTATATGGCTGGTTCATTAATTTCAAGTGGAGAAAGAAGTGTAAAAGCTGTAAAAGATAAAATTTATGAAGTTATGTCAATACTAGATGTTGAATATGTAGCTATTGTAGATAAAGAATTTAATGAGCTTGAAACTATTGAGCCTACAAATACAATTATTTTAGTAGTTGCTAGATTTGGAAATACAAGATTACTTGATAATATTTGGCTTTAA
- the rimO gene encoding 30S ribosomal protein S12 methylthiotransferase RimO: MKFSTQKPKKTLHMVSLGCTKNLVDSEVMLGRLSDYQLTDDAQNADVIIVNTCGFIDSAKQESINTILSLHEDRKNESVLVMAGCLSERYKEELQKELPEIDVFTGVGDYDRIDELVNEKRSNFTSEVFLASETNERVITGSSYHAYVKLSEGCNQACSFCAIPSFKGKLHSRTLQSLVKEVKALVAKGYVDFSFVSQDSSSFLRDLDIKNGLELLVEEVEKIEGIKTARILYLYPSTTTLSLIDKIADSKVFVNYFDMPLQHITPSMLKIMKRGKGVEQLNELMNHMKSKPNSFVRTTFIAGHPGETEDDFEALCNYVENFKFDRANVFSYSDEEGTTAETRTDKVEQELIDERAEVLGEIISQTTQESLESEVGKTFEVYIDGESEEHEYLLSARKTIWAPSIDGEIYINDNELSEGEQIKFGQIYTVKITELVGDKLLATVIK, from the coding sequence ATGAAATTTTCAACACAAAAACCTAAAAAAACTCTGCATATGGTAAGCCTTGGCTGTACAAAAAACTTAGTAGATAGTGAAGTTATGCTTGGACGATTAAGTGATTATCAACTAACAGATGATGCACAAAATGCAGATGTAATTATAGTAAATACTTGCGGATTTATAGATAGTGCAAAACAAGAGAGTATCAATACAATTTTAAGTCTTCATGAAGATAGAAAGAATGAATCTGTTTTAGTTATGGCTGGATGTTTAAGCGAAAGATATAAAGAAGAGTTACAAAAAGAACTTCCAGAAATTGATGTTTTCACTGGAGTTGGTGATTATGATAGAATTGATGAACTTGTAAACGAAAAAAGAAGCAACTTTACTTCTGAAGTATTTTTAGCAAGTGAAACAAATGAAAGAGTAATAACAGGTTCTTCATATCATGCTTATGTAAAACTAAGCGAGGGCTGTAACCAAGCCTGTTCATTTTGTGCTATTCCTTCATTTAAAGGGAAACTTCACTCAAGAACTTTACAATCACTTGTAAAAGAAGTAAAAGCACTTGTAGCAAAAGGATATGTAGATTTCTCTTTTGTATCTCAAGACTCTTCTTCATTTTTAAGGGATTTAGATATAAAAAATGGACTTGAACTTCTAGTAGAAGAAGTTGAAAAAATCGAAGGTATTAAAACAGCAAGAATTTTATATCTATATCCATCAACAACAACTCTATCTTTAATAGACAAAATTGCAGATTCAAAAGTTTTTGTAAACTATTTTGATATGCCTTTACAACATATAACTCCTTCAATGCTAAAAATCATGAAAAGAGGAAAAGGTGTTGAGCAACTAAATGAACTTATGAATCATATGAAAAGTAAACCAAACTCTTTTGTAAGAACAACATTTATTGCTGGACATCCAGGAGAGACTGAAGATGATTTTGAAGCACTTTGTAATTATGTTGAAAACTTCAAATTTGATAGAGCAAATGTATTTTCATACTCTGATGAAGAGGGAACGACTGCTGAAACTAGAACAGATAAAGTTGAACAAGAATTAATCGATGAAAGAGCTGAAGTTTTAGGAGAAATCATTTCTCAAACTACACAAGAGTCACTAGAAAGTGAAGTTGGAAAAACTTTTGAAGTTTATATTGATGGTGAAAGTGAAGAACACGAATATCTATTAAGTGCTAGAAAAACTATTTGGGCTCCAAGTATTGATGGTGAAATTTATATAAATGATAATGAGTTAAGTGAAGGTGAGCAAATCAAATTTGGTCAAATTTATACTGTAAAAATAACTGAACTTGTTGGAGATAAATTACTTGCAACAGTAATCAAATAA
- the serB gene encoding phosphoserine phosphatase SerB — MKLAVFDFDSTLMDGETIDFLAQELNLGAKVAKITEEAMSGRLDFFESLTTRVALLKGLEYKKVVEICENLPLMNGSYELIPELKKMGYKVVCFSGGFRVGTTPAKIKLGLDADFSNVLHEKNGVLTGLVGGDMMFGFSKGDMLQRLQSILGVSRENTLVCGDGANDLSMFEYADTRVAFCAKEILKKEANIIVDTKDLTKILDNIKA; from the coding sequence ATGAAATTAGCCGTTTTTGATTTTGATTCAACACTTATGGATGGTGAGACAATAGATTTTTTAGCACAAGAGTTAAATCTTGGTGCAAAAGTAGCAAAAATCACTGAAGAAGCTATGAGTGGAAGATTAGATTTTTTTGAATCTTTAACTACGAGAGTAGCTTTATTAAAGGGTTTAGAATATAAAAAAGTTGTAGAGATTTGTGAAAATCTTCCTTTGATGAATGGTTCGTATGAACTTATTCCTGAATTAAAAAAAATGGGTTATAAAGTAGTTTGTTTTTCAGGTGGATTTAGAGTTGGAACAACACCCGCTAAGATAAAATTAGGTCTTGATGCTGATTTTTCAAATGTTTTACATGAAAAAAATGGAGTTCTAACAGGACTTGTTGGTGGAGATATGATGTTTGGTTTTTCAAAAGGTGATATGCTTCAAAGGCTTCAATCAATTTTAGGTGTTTCAAGAGAAAATACTTTGGTTTGTGGTGATGGAGCAAATGATTTATCTATGTTTGAATATGCGGATACAAGAGTTGCTTTTTGTGCAAAAGAGATTTTGAAAAAAGAAGCAAATATCATAGTTGATACAAAAGATTTAACAAAAATTTTAGATAATATAAAGGCTTAA
- the acpS gene encoding holo-ACP synthase translates to MIGIDITSTDRIKKMYEKFGDKFYEKFLNPDEIELIKKPETAAGFWAAKEAASKAIGTGIGGSCSFHDIKIKKDALGAPKIKYKKEIRKKFGIKKSHLTITHDAGFAIAVVVNVLKKK, encoded by the coding sequence ATGATAGGTATAGATATAACTTCAACAGATAGAATAAAAAAAATGTATGAAAAATTTGGTGATAAATTTTATGAAAAATTTTTAAATCCTGATGAAATTGAATTAATCAAAAAGCCAGAAACAGCAGCTGGATTTTGGGCAGCAAAAGAAGCAGCATCAAAAGCAATAGGAACTGGAATTGGTGGTAGTTGTAGTTTTCATGATATTAAAATAAAAAAAGATGCATTAGGAGCACCAAAAATAAAGTATAAAAAAGAGATTAGAAAAAAATTTGGTATAAAAAAGTCTCATCTTACAATAACTCATGATGCAGGTTTTGCAATAGCAGTTGTTGTAAATGTTTTGAAAAAAAAGTAA
- a CDS encoding methylenetetrahydrofolate reductase: protein MFKTLIQKLQEDKYLTLETTPQHEPSMHNIIEKIKKFNLQDKIDGFSCTDNPLAKLRYNSLFAALKLQQEFEKPVIATMTMRDRNKIALQSDLLGANDFDVRAILALTGDPAKMSDQPNSKGVFEANSLMLLKMIKSFNYGMDFAGHPFKIEPKQIFPFAVVNSYAKNFSSLEKKLHLKIQNGAIGIITQPIFDIENAQKLLESFDIAKENVEGDKRKSQLIFGIFPVTKLRTALFLSAQVPGIHVPQFWIDALEKAHSIGEEEEYKVGMELSSNLFKELNKLHPKIHLMTANRFDVANEIIS from the coding sequence ATGTTCAAAACACTTATACAAAAACTTCAAGAAGATAAATATTTAACTCTTGAAACAACTCCTCAACATGAGCCTTCAATGCACAATATCATTGAAAAAATAAAAAAATTTAATTTGCAAGATAAAATTGATGGCTTCTCCTGCACTGATAATCCTTTAGCAAAATTAAGATACAACTCTTTATTTGCTGCTTTAAAACTACAACAAGAGTTTGAAAAACCAGTAATAGCAACAATGACTATGAGAGATAGAAATAAGATAGCTTTACAATCAGATCTACTTGGAGCAAATGATTTTGATGTTCGTGCAATTTTAGCATTAACAGGTGATCCTGCAAAAATGAGTGATCAACCAAATAGTAAAGGTGTTTTTGAAGCAAACTCTTTAATGCTTTTGAAAATGATAAAATCATTTAATTATGGGATGGATTTTGCAGGACATCCTTTTAAAATCGAACCAAAACAAATATTTCCTTTTGCTGTTGTAAACTCTTATGCAAAAAATTTCTCTTCTTTAGAGAAAAAACTGCACTTAAAAATCCAAAATGGAGCAATAGGAATCATCACTCAACCTATTTTCGATATAGAAAATGCACAAAAACTTCTTGAAAGTTTTGATATAGCTAAAGAGAATGTTGAAGGTGATAAAAGAAAATCTCAATTAATCTTTGGAATTTTCCCTGTTACTAAACTAAGAACTGCACTATTTTTATCTGCACAAGTTCCTGGAATTCATGTTCCACAATTTTGGATTGATGCTCTTGAAAAAGCTCATAGCATTGGAGAAGAAGAGGAGTATAAAGTAGGAATGGAATTAAGTAGCAATTTATTTAAAGAGTTAAATAAACTTCATCCAAAAATTCACTTGATGACAGCAAATAGATTTGATGTTGCAAATGAGATTATCTCTTGA
- the gltS gene encoding sodium/glutamate symporter, with the protein MNFTFNPYYTLIVAVIVLLIGKVLVNKIDFLKRYNIPEPVAGGLVAALCTTAIHYFFGYSISTSTELQTSFMLIFFASIGLSANFYKLKEGGKSLVIFLFVIAFFIVVQNFVGISLATILGIDPLIGLIAGSITLTGGHGTAGAWGSILETKYGIENATALGMAGATFGLVMGGIIGGPLAKLLINRYKIKNGHLQKDESDTGNKKVIDEFVPFEYPKAVRLITTNSAITTLGLFAACLAFADFMTGFSKGTSFELPTFVWALGGGVILRNVLENILKVEIFDRAIDVFGNASLSLFLAMALLSLKLWQLSNLAGALSVILVTQVVVMILYAYFVTFRAMGKNYDASVLAAGHCGFGLGATPTAVANMQAITNVYGVSHKAFLIVPLCGAFFVDLINATIIQVILKLL; encoded by the coding sequence ATGAATTTTACATTTAATCCATATTACACACTAATTGTAGCCGTTATAGTTTTACTTATTGGAAAAGTCTTAGTAAACAAAATAGATTTTCTAAAAAGATATAATATTCCAGAACCAGTTGCTGGAGGTCTTGTTGCAGCACTTTGTACGACTGCTATACACTACTTTTTTGGATATAGTATATCAACAAGTACAGAACTTCAAACAAGTTTTATGCTAATTTTCTTTGCATCAATTGGACTTAGTGCAAACTTTTATAAACTAAAAGAAGGTGGGAAAAGCCTTGTAATCTTTCTTTTTGTTATAGCTTTTTTTATTGTAGTTCAAAATTTTGTTGGTATCTCACTTGCTACAATTTTAGGTATTGATCCACTTATTGGATTAATCGCTGGTTCGATAACTCTTACAGGAGGACATGGAACTGCTGGTGCTTGGGGAAGTATATTAGAAACAAAATATGGTATAGAAAATGCTACTGCTCTTGGTATGGCAGGTGCTACTTTTGGTCTTGTAATGGGTGGAATTATTGGTGGACCGCTTGCAAAACTTCTAATAAATAGATATAAAATTAAAAATGGACATCTACAAAAAGATGAGAGTGACACTGGAAATAAAAAGGTAATTGATGAGTTTGTACCATTTGAGTATCCAAAAGCAGTAAGATTAATCACTACAAATAGTGCAATTACAACTTTAGGACTTTTTGCAGCTTGTTTAGCTTTTGCTGATTTTATGACAGGTTTTTCAAAAGGAACATCATTTGAATTACCTACTTTTGTTTGGGCACTAGGAGGTGGTGTAATTTTAAGGAATGTTTTAGAAAATATACTAAAAGTAGAAATTTTTGATAGAGCTATAGACGTATTTGGAAATGCTTCTTTATCTTTATTCCTTGCAATGGCACTGCTTTCACTTAAACTTTGGCAATTATCGAATTTAGCTGGTGCATTATCTGTAATTTTAGTTACTCAAGTTGTTGTTATGATTTTATACGCTTATTTTGTAACGTTTAGAGCTATGGGTAAAAATTATGATGCTAGTGTTTTAGCTGCTGGTCATTGTGGTTTTGGATTAGGTGCTACTCCAACAGCAGTTGCAAATATGCAAGCTATAACAAACGTATATGGAGTTTCTCATAAAGCTTTCTTAATTGTTCCTCTTTGTGGAGCGTTTTTTGTCGATTTAATAAATGCTACGATAATTCAAGTTATTTTAAAATTGCTTTAA